The following proteins are encoded in a genomic region of Montipora foliosa isolate CH-2021 chromosome 10, ASM3666993v2, whole genome shotgun sequence:
- the LOC137972734 gene encoding uncharacterized protein translates to MPGGGSNEGDGSSASASSEVSTPVAVEVGSLQPFQVKGDPHSVSQRWRKWKRAFQLYVLGKGITNDSQKRGLLLHTAGLDVQEVYFTLVPDGAETNYAETFKVLDDYFIPKANVPFERHLFRQISQSSEETVDQFVCRLRQRAASCEFGEREDEYIRDQLIDKCYSVKLRRKFLEKEGSVALNDLLVTARAQEAVNLQMEAMGANNSSGRERERCC, encoded by the coding sequence ATGCCTGGCGGAGGATCAAACGAGGGAGATGGCAGTTCGGCGAGCGCAAGTAGTGAGGTTTCGACCCCAGTGGCTGTGGAAGTTGGCAGTTTGCAGCCTTTTCAAGTTAAAGGTGATCCTCATTCCGTTTCGCAGCGGtggagaaaatggaaaagagcGTTTCAATTGTACGTGCTTGGTAAAGGGATCACAAACGATTCGCAGAAACGTGGCCTGCTACTTCACACAGCTGGGCTTGACGTACAGGAAGTTTATTTCACACTGGTGCCTGATGGTGCAGAGACGAACTACGCCGAAACTTTTAAGGTACTGGATGATTATTTTATTCCAAAAGCTAATGTACCTTTTGAAAGACATTTGTTTCGGCAAATCAGTCAGAGTAGTGAGGAAACGGTCGATCAATTTGTTTGCCGGCTCAGACAACGAGCCGCTTCGTGTGAGTTTGGAGAACGGGAAGATGAGTACATCAGAGATCAATTGATTGACAAATGTTACTCGGTAAAATTGCGTcggaaatttttggaaaaagaagGCAGTGTTGCTCTGAATGATCTACTAGTTACCGCTCGGGCGCAGGAAGCAGTTAATTTGCAGATGGAAGCAATGGGGGCTAACAATAGTTCAGGACGTGAACGTGAACGCTGTTGTTGA